Genomic DNA from Luteolibacter arcticus:
GTAGCCCACGGGTGCGTCGCCCTCGAAAAGCGACCGCGCGATGGCCATGCCCTGCTCGCGGGCCTGCTGGTCGATCTCATCCTTCGTCCACGCCGGGAAGGGCACGCCGAGACGGCGCTGTACCGCGATCTTGCCGGGCAGGGACTTGAAGTCGGTCTTCTCCTCGTAGAGCCATGGGTAGGCGGGCATGTTCGAGTCTTCGTTCGCCCAGCGGGGATTCATGAAGTGGAACCAGTGCCACTTGTTGTCGCGCTTGCCGGCGCGGACGTGTTCGGACCCGGCGACCAGCGGCCCGCCCTCGCGGGCGAGATCGGGACCGGTGCGCTTGGAACCCCACTGGTAGGGATGGTCGTAGAGCGACTCACCGAGATGCGAGTAGTCGTCCTTCACCCCCGCACGTCCGTAGCGCATCACGTCCGGCACCAGCGTGCGGATCATTTGGGAGTGGCAGTTATAGCAGCCCTCGTTCACATAGAGATCCCGCCCGGCCAGTTCGAGCGGCGTGTAGAGATCCTGCAAGCGGCCCTCGATGTTCTTCTCGCGGTTCACCAGCAGCGAGGGCACGATCTGCACGCCGCCGCCGATCGCCACCGCCACGAAGACCAGGACGGTGAAGGGCAGGTAATTCTTCAGCAGGCTTTCGTGCCAGTGGTCCCACTTGGCCCCCTCGCGCTTGAAGGTCTTCACCCCCTGGATGCAGATCAGCACCACTAGGAGCAGCGCGGCCATGTCCGCCCCCTTTGGCAGGAAGAACCACAGCACCATCATCACCACGCCAGCCACCGCATAAGCCACCGGATCCCGGAACAGCGCTTCGCCCAGGCGCAGGCGGTCGTGCTCCTTCTCCGGCACGGTGACTTCCACGGTCTCGTCCACCGGCCTGCCGGAGCGGGCGGTTCGGAAGATGTTCACGGCACACATTACGAAGCCGATCAGATACAGCGTGCCACCGACCGAGCGCAGGATGTAGGTGAGCTGGATCGCCTTCAGCGTCTCCACGAATTCATACTTGAGCGTGGTGCCGCCCTCCGCCACTTGGCCGAGCATGAGCCCCTGCGTGATGCCCGCGGTCCACATCGCGGCGACGTAGAGGAGGATGCCCACCAGGCCGATCCAGAAGTGCATGTTCGCCCACGACTCCGACCACAACCGGGTCTTCCACAGCCGCGGCGCGAGCCAGTAGAACATGCCCGCCGCCATGAAGCCGTTCCAGCCGAGCGCACCGGCATGCACGTGGCCGATCGTCCAGTCGGTGTAGTGTGACAGCGCATTGACCGCACGGATCGAGAGCAAGGGACCCTCGAAAGTGGCCATCCCGTAAAAGGTGATCCCGGCAGCGAAGAACTTGATCACAGGATCGCTGCGGAGTTTCGCCCATGCCCCGCGCAAGGTGAGCAGGCCATTGAGCATGCCACCCCAGGAGGGAGCCCAGAGCATGAGCGAAAACAGCATCCCCAGCATCTGGAGCCATCGCGGGAGCGAGGTATTCAGCAGGTGGTGCGGACCCGCCCAGATGTAGATGAAGACCAGCGACCAGAAGTGGACGATCGACAGCCGGTAGCTATAGACCGGCCGGTTCGCCGCCTTCGGCAGGAAATAGTACATGATCCCCAGGATCGGGGTCGTCAGGAAGAAGGCCACGGCATTGTGTCCGTACCACCACTGCACCAGCCCGTCCTGCAAGCCGCCGAAGATGGGATAAGAATGCACCCACGAGGTGGGGATCGAGAGATGGTTGACGATGTAAAGCATCGCCACCGTGACGATGGTGGCGATGTAGAACCAGAGCGCCACATACAGGCTCGGCTCATTCCGTTTCGAAAGGGTCCAGAAGAAGTTGATCGCGAAAATCACCCATACGACGGCCACGGCGATATTGATGGGCCAGATCAGCTCGGCGTATTCCTTCCCCCGCGTGAGTCCCGCGGGCAGCGTGATCGCCGCGGCCAGGATGATCAACTGCCAGCCCCACATGTGGATCTTGGAAAGCAGGTCGGAGGCGGTGCGTGTTTTGCAAAGCCGCTGCGTGGAGTAGTAGATCCCCGCGAAAGCCATGTTCCCGACGAAGGCAAAGATCACTGCATTCGTATGCAGCGGGCGGAGCCGGCCGAAGGTGATGTATTGCAGGCCATCGCCCTTGAAGAGGCCGAAGCTGATGGCCTCAAGGAATTTCCCGTTCATCTGCCACCACGAGAGCTGGGTGGCGCAGATCACGCCCACGAGCATGCCCACGATGCCCCACAGGATGGAGGCGATCATGAACTGCCGCACCGTGCGGTCGTCATAGGTGATGGTCGTCGTTCTGGCAGTGGCAGCGTTCATTACTTGTCAGGTGTCTCGTCATCGAGTGGCAGCAGGGCATCGCGCTCCGGCGAGCTGTTCCGCGAGCGGACCAATTCCCCCGCGAAACAGAAGATGAAGATCCCCGCCAGGCAGGAACTCACCAGAATCGTCAGCGCGATTACGCTCATCTCCCGGCGACGCTGGCGGAATTCCTGCATGCGGTCGCCGCGCGTCTTGCGGGAGAGTGTGCGGATTCTCTCATCGGGTGGAGTCGAGGTGGCGGGCGTTCGACCACTCGAGGAACGTGTCGGCGATGATTCCCGGCAGGGAGTGCTCGTTGAAGTGTTCGGGATGGAGGATCAGATGAAGCATGCCTGCGCCATTGGTCGGAGAGCCCAGCCAGACGCGGAAGACGTTCGGGTTTCCCTGGCATGCCTCCGCCGCAAGTGCGCCTTCCAAGACCGCGTGGCCCCGTGCAGCCAAGCCCTCAATGGTCCGCCGCAGAGGATCGCATGGCGCTTCCGCTTCCGGAGCTGCGCATTGGCAGCACTCCGCCAATATCAACAGGCCGCGCTGGGTCTCCGAGCCAGCAATCTGCTCAATGAGTTCTTGCGCAAACGCGAGCCAATGCCCCCCGGAATCTTCGTCGAATTCGTTGAGATGCCTCGCCACGGATTGGACGAGGCCTCTGGGCAGGACCGCCGATCCATGAACTGCGATTGACGGCATTCCGGAAGGAGTTTCCGCCAACAACCAGCGATGAAAGGCCGAGAGTTCCGTCGCTTGCATAAAGTCTCGAGGTTACTGAAATCTGTGCCGCTGGCTGCGCGCGCCTTCCGAAAAGTCCCGCACATCCTTTCGCTGCTATGACGCAGCCGACAATTTCTAGCCCTACTTGACCGCCAACACGGAACACGGGGAAAGACGAATCAACCTCTGGGCGGTGCTGCCCAGGAATTCAAAATTCCGGTGAAAGTGTTCATGGGGCCCGACAACGACAAGATCGGTATTTAGATTACGTGCCG
This window encodes:
- the ccoN gene encoding cytochrome-c oxidase, cbb3-type subunit I → MNAATARTTTITYDDRTVRQFMIASILWGIVGMLVGVICATQLSWWQMNGKFLEAISFGLFKGDGLQYITFGRLRPLHTNAVIFAFVGNMAFAGIYYSTQRLCKTRTASDLLSKIHMWGWQLIILAAAITLPAGLTRGKEYAELIWPINIAVAVVWVIFAINFFWTLSKRNEPSLYVALWFYIATIVTVAMLYIVNHLSIPTSWVHSYPIFGGLQDGLVQWWYGHNAVAFFLTTPILGIMYYFLPKAANRPVYSYRLSIVHFWSLVFIYIWAGPHHLLNTSLPRWLQMLGMLFSLMLWAPSWGGMLNGLLTLRGAWAKLRSDPVIKFFAAGITFYGMATFEGPLLSIRAVNALSHYTDWTIGHVHAGALGWNGFMAAGMFYWLAPRLWKTRLWSESWANMHFWIGLVGILLYVAAMWTAGITQGLMLGQVAEGGTTLKYEFVETLKAIQLTYILRSVGGTLYLIGFVMCAVNIFRTARSGRPVDETVEVTVPEKEHDRLRLGEALFRDPVAYAVAGVVMMVLWFFLPKGADMAALLLVVLICIQGVKTFKREGAKWDHWHESLLKNYLPFTVLVFVAVAIGGGVQIVPSLLVNREKNIEGRLQDLYTPLELAGRDLYVNEGCYNCHSQMIRTLVPDVMRYGRAGVKDDYSHLGESLYDHPYQWGSKRTGPDLAREGGPLVAGSEHVRAGKRDNKWHWFHFMNPRWANEDSNMPAYPWLYEEKTDFKSLPGKIAVQRRLGVPFPAWTKDEIDQQAREQGMAIARSLFEGDAPVGYEPMKTASKEELLRHFSESRVVALIAYVQKVGSYHEIEKKDMPEAIPLDPDSYRKLTEHAREVHEARTSSTTKETPLHP
- a CDS encoding universal stress protein, translating into MLGGLAKSARNLNTDLVVVGPHEHFHRNFEFLGSTAQRLIRLSPCSVLAVK